A window from Synechococcus sp. RSCCF101 encodes these proteins:
- a CDS encoding metallophosphoesterase, which produces MPPSERTLTLLQLSDPHLLADARGRCRGRDALLQLHHGLAAALRQCGSRPDLLLISGDLCQDESWGGYVHLRALLAELPFPVAVTPGNHEQSSLLRAVLGRRALVAPSWCRLGSWTLVLLNSHQPGCAGGRLGDRQIRWLTHNLTNSEGPVLLALHHPPVPIGDPGFDAMGLADGDRLMDVVRAEPRIRVVVFGHIHQHWRGADRHGLSSALLGCPSTLVQAPPVQPCPLGRPEWPGGRLLQLWPDGGWRDTLLRWPDPSQ; this is translated from the coding sequence ATGCCACCGTCAGAGCGCACGCTCACCCTTCTCCAGCTCAGCGATCCGCATCTGCTCGCCGACGCCCGCGGCCGCTGCCGGGGCCGGGACGCGCTGCTTCAGCTGCATCACGGTCTGGCGGCGGCGCTGCGGCAGTGCGGCTCCCGCCCGGACCTTCTGCTAATCAGCGGTGATCTCTGCCAGGACGAGAGCTGGGGTGGTTACGTGCACCTGCGGGCCCTGCTGGCGGAGTTGCCGTTCCCTGTCGCCGTCACGCCCGGCAACCATGAGCAGAGTTCGCTGCTCCGGGCCGTGCTCGGACGCCGGGCTCTGGTGGCTCCCTCCTGGTGTCGTCTCGGCTCGTGGACTCTGGTGTTGCTGAACAGCCATCAGCCGGGCTGTGCCGGCGGCCGGCTCGGAGATCGGCAGATCCGCTGGCTGACGCACAACCTGACCAACAGTGAGGGACCGGTGCTGCTGGCCCTCCATCACCCACCCGTGCCGATCGGCGATCCAGGGTTCGATGCCATGGGGCTAGCGGATGGAGACCGGCTGATGGATGTCGTCCGGGCCGAGCCGCGGATCCGCGTGGTTGTCTTCGGGCACATTCATCAGCACTGGCGCGGCGCCGATCGCCACGGCCTGAGCTCTGCCCTGCTGGGGTGTCCATCCACCCTTGTGCAGGCCCCGCCGGTTCAGCCCTGTCCGCTCGGCCGGCCCGAATGGCCCGGCGGCCGGTTGCTGCAGCTGTGGCCCGATGGTGGCTGGAGGGACACCCTGCTGCGCTGGCCCGATCCATCTCAGTAG
- a CDS encoding trypsin-like peptidase domain-containing protein: MLPITRRSWLAALVLLALLLAGPLAPVARAADAVPGPAQLTNFVSGAARRVAPAVVRIDTERTVQRPVFDPALLDPLLRDLLADPGALGRERGQGSGFVIDEDGLIITNAHVVDRADQVAVTMASGEQVDGAVVGADPVTDIALVRITPPPGLQAAPLGDSDALDVGDWAIALGTPYGLERTVTLGIVSSLHRNISSLGFADKRLDLIQTDAAINPGNSGGPLVNAAGEVIGINTLVRSGPGAGLGFAIPIALAERVAAQLSDGRDVLHPYLGVQLVPLTARLAREHNRDPNAVLQLPEREGALVQKVIAGSPAEDAGLRRGDLVVAAGDRSIPDPAALLALVEGAELHRPLPLTVLRGGRQLRLSVTPEAMPRQA, encoded by the coding sequence GTGCTTCCGATCACCCGCCGGTCCTGGCTGGCCGCCCTCGTCCTTCTGGCCCTGCTGCTCGCCGGCCCGCTGGCGCCTGTGGCCCGCGCGGCCGACGCCGTGCCGGGCCCGGCCCAGCTGACCAACTTCGTTTCGGGTGCGGCGCGGCGCGTGGCACCGGCCGTGGTTCGGATCGACACCGAACGCACGGTGCAGCGTCCCGTCTTCGATCCCGCCCTGCTCGATCCGCTGCTGCGGGATCTGCTGGCGGACCCGGGGGCTCTGGGCCGGGAGCGGGGCCAGGGCTCGGGTTTTGTCATCGATGAGGACGGGCTGATCATCACCAACGCCCACGTGGTCGATCGCGCCGACCAGGTTGCGGTCACCATGGCCAGCGGCGAACAGGTGGATGGCGCGGTTGTCGGTGCCGACCCCGTCACGGACATCGCCCTGGTGCGGATCACGCCCCCTCCGGGGCTTCAGGCGGCTCCACTCGGGGATTCCGATGCTCTCGATGTGGGGGACTGGGCCATCGCCCTCGGAACCCCCTACGGCCTCGAGCGCACGGTGACCCTCGGCATCGTGAGCAGCCTGCATCGCAACATCAGCAGCCTCGGCTTCGCCGACAAGCGTCTCGATCTGATCCAGACCGATGCGGCGATCAATCCCGGCAATTCCGGCGGCCCCCTGGTCAACGCGGCCGGGGAGGTCATCGGCATCAACACCCTGGTTCGTTCCGGCCCGGGCGCCGGCCTGGGCTTCGCCATCCCCATCGCCCTGGCCGAACGGGTCGCCGCCCAGCTGAGCGATGGCCGCGATGTGCTGCACCCCTACCTGGGGGTACAGCTGGTCCCCCTCACGGCCCGACTGGCGCGCGAACACAACCGTGATCCCAACGCCGTGCTGCAGTTGCCGGAACGCGAGGGCGCGCTCGTGCAGAAGGTGATTGCCGGCAGCCCGGCCGAGGACGCCGGCCTCCGCCGTGGTGACCTGGTCGTGGCGGCAGGCGATCGCTCCATCCCCGATCCGGCCGCCCTGCTGGCGCTGGTGGAGGGTGCCGAGCTGCATCGGCCGCTTCCGTTGACGGTGCTGCGTGGCGGACGCCAGCTGCGGCTGAGCGTGACTCCCGAGGCGATGCCCCGCCAGGCCTGA
- the rpiA gene encoding ribose-5-phosphate isomerase RpiA, with protein sequence MSDLQDRMKQAVARAAVDLISDGMVVGLGSGSTAAHMIRFLAERLASGSLRDVLGVTTSFQGEVLASELGIPLKGLNAVDRIDLAIDGADEVDPAFQLIKGGGACHVQEKLVAARADRFVIVVDASKLVTRLNLSFPLPVEVLSGAWRQVQATLMGMGCSSADLRMATRKAGPVVTDQGNLVLDVMVEGGIGDPAALEARINNIPGVLENGLFTGLADRVLVGDIVEGEPAVREMARQV encoded by the coding sequence GTGTCGGATCTGCAGGACCGGATGAAGCAAGCCGTGGCGCGTGCGGCGGTTGACCTCATCTCCGATGGCATGGTCGTGGGTCTGGGGTCCGGCTCCACGGCGGCCCACATGATCCGTTTTCTCGCCGAACGTCTGGCGTCCGGCTCGCTGCGCGATGTTCTGGGTGTCACCACCTCGTTTCAGGGTGAGGTGCTGGCCTCCGAGCTCGGGATTCCCCTCAAGGGTCTCAACGCCGTGGACCGGATCGATCTCGCCATCGACGGTGCCGATGAGGTGGACCCCGCCTTCCAGCTGATCAAGGGCGGCGGCGCCTGTCATGTGCAGGAGAAGCTGGTGGCGGCCCGTGCCGATCGCTTCGTGATCGTCGTGGATGCCAGCAAGCTCGTCACCCGTCTGAATCTGTCCTTCCCGCTGCCCGTCGAGGTGCTCTCCGGGGCCTGGCGTCAGGTCCAGGCCACGCTGATGGGGATGGGATGCTCCAGCGCCGACCTGCGGATGGCCACGCGCAAGGCCGGCCCCGTCGTGACCGACCAGGGCAACCTTGTGCTGGATGTGATGGTCGAGGGCGGGATCGGGGATCCCGCTGCCCTGGAGGCCCGCATCAACAACATCCCCGGCGTCCTCGAGAACGGGCTGTTCACCGGCCTGGCCGACCGCGTCCTCGTCGGGGACATCGTCGAAGGGGAGCCTGCCGTGCGCGAGATGGCCCGGCAGGTCTGA
- the hisD gene encoding histidinol dehydrogenase has protein sequence MARIDDPRQAGARLDAIAARTRSDDQRQAEASVAQIIEAVRRRGDAAVLECSERFDGCRPEPLRVPEARILDAWESCDPGLRSALELAHRRISDFHQRQKPSDIHVSGIHGEELGRRWRPVGNAGLYIPGGRASYPSTVLMNAVPARVAGVQRIVMVTPPSADGSVNATVLAAAHLCGINEVYRVGGAQAIAALAHGTESIDRVDVISGPGNLWVTLAKKAVYGEVGIDSLAGPSEVLIIADQSADPEQVAADLLAQAEHDPLAAAILLTTSRSLAEAVPIALATQLERHPRAEVCRASLQRWGLIAHCPSLEAAAQLSDRFAPEHLELLVERPAQLADHIRHAGAIFMGPWSPEAVGDYLAGPNHTLPTSGTARFAGALSVETFMNHTSLIRFSQAALEATGAAVIALAESEGLHSHAQSVRQRLS, from the coding sequence ATGGCCCGCATCGATGATCCCCGGCAGGCCGGTGCCCGGCTGGATGCCATTGCCGCTCGCACCCGCTCGGACGATCAACGCCAGGCGGAAGCCAGCGTTGCCCAGATCATCGAGGCTGTACGCCGCCGCGGTGACGCCGCGGTTCTCGAGTGCAGCGAGCGATTCGATGGCTGCCGGCCCGAGCCGCTCCGGGTCCCCGAAGCCCGGATCCTGGACGCCTGGGAGAGCTGTGATCCCGGCCTCCGCAGCGCTCTGGAACTGGCCCACCGCCGCATCTCCGATTTCCACCAGCGCCAGAAGCCCTCCGACATCCATGTGAGCGGCATCCACGGCGAGGAGCTCGGCAGGCGCTGGCGCCCCGTTGGCAATGCCGGCCTCTACATTCCGGGCGGCCGGGCGAGCTACCCCAGCACGGTGCTGATGAACGCCGTGCCCGCCAGGGTGGCCGGGGTCCAGCGGATCGTGATGGTGACGCCGCCCTCCGCCGACGGCTCGGTGAACGCCACGGTCCTGGCGGCCGCCCATCTCTGCGGCATCAATGAGGTCTACAGGGTCGGAGGGGCCCAGGCGATCGCCGCGCTGGCTCATGGCACCGAGAGCATCGACCGGGTCGACGTGATCAGCGGGCCCGGCAACCTCTGGGTCACCCTGGCCAAGAAGGCGGTGTACGGAGAGGTGGGGATCGATTCCCTCGCCGGTCCCAGCGAGGTCCTGATCATCGCGGACCAGAGCGCCGATCCCGAACAGGTGGCGGCCGACCTGCTCGCCCAGGCGGAGCACGACCCCCTCGCGGCGGCGATCCTGCTCACCACCTCCCGTTCTCTGGCGGAAGCGGTGCCGATCGCTCTGGCCACGCAGCTGGAACGCCATCCCCGGGCCGAGGTGTGCCGGGCGTCGCTGCAGCGCTGGGGGCTGATCGCTCACTGCCCCTCGCTGGAGGCAGCGGCCCAGCTGAGCGATCGGTTCGCCCCCGAGCATCTCGAGCTGCTGGTGGAACGGCCCGCACAGCTGGCCGACCACATCCGTCATGCCGGAGCGATCTTCATGGGCCCCTGGTCTCCGGAAGCGGTGGGGGACTACCTGGCCGGTCCCAACCACACCCTGCCCACGTCCGGTACCGCCCGTTTCGCCGGCGCCCTCAGCGTGGAGACCTTCATGAATCACACCAGCCTGATCCGGTTCAGCCAGGCAGCCCTGGAGGCCACCGGCGCCGCGGTGATCGCCCTGGCCGAGAGCGAGGGGCTGCACAGCCACGCCCAGTCGGTGCGCCAGCGTTTGAGCTGA
- the rpsT gene encoding 30S ribosomal protein S20: MANNPSSKKRVLIAERNRLRNKSYKSAVRTLMKRCFQACEAYSKDPAESARQQVSTSMNAAFSKIDKAVKTGVLHRNNGAHQKARLSAAVRQAVEAPSS, from the coding sequence GTGGCCAATAACCCATCCTCCAAGAAGCGCGTCCTGATCGCGGAGCGCAATCGCCTCCGCAACAAGTCGTACAAGTCAGCGGTCCGCACCCTGATGAAGCGCTGCTTCCAGGCCTGTGAGGCCTACAGCAAGGATCCCGCCGAGTCGGCCAGGCAGCAGGTCAGCACCTCGATGAATGCGGCCTTCAGCAAGATTGACAAGGCCGTGAAGACCGGCGTGCTTCATCGCAACAACGGCGCCCATCAGAAGGCCCGCCTCAGTGCCGCCGTGCGTCAGGCGGTCGAAGCTCCCTCCTCGTGA
- a CDS encoding TatD family hydrolase, whose translation MSSGPATELIDSHCHLVFRTFDSDLESVIERWRAAGVVSLLHACVVPGEIEGIRALADRIPELRYAVGVHPLDVEHWQADTQSVLRRAAEADPRVVAIGELGLDLFRARNLDQQTAVMAAQLDLAVDLDLPVIIHCRDAAEPMLDLLRERAARGCCPRGVMHCWAGDTTEMAAFLDLGFHISFSGIVTFPKAEATHDCARLVPADRYLVETDCPFLAPVPRRGKRNEPSLVAHVAERVAELREVSLATVAQQSTANARALFNLP comes from the coding sequence TTGTCCTCCGGGCCGGCCACCGAGCTGATCGACAGCCACTGTCACCTCGTGTTCCGCACGTTCGACTCCGATCTTGAGTCGGTGATCGAACGCTGGCGGGCCGCCGGTGTGGTGTCCCTTCTGCACGCCTGCGTTGTGCCCGGCGAGATCGAGGGGATTCGCGCCCTGGCCGACCGGATTCCCGAGCTGCGCTATGCCGTCGGGGTCCATCCGCTGGATGTGGAGCACTGGCAGGCGGACACCCAGAGCGTGCTTCGCCGGGCGGCTGAGGCCGATCCACGCGTTGTGGCCATCGGGGAGCTTGGGCTGGATCTGTTCCGGGCTCGCAACCTCGATCAGCAGACGGCGGTGATGGCGGCGCAGCTGGATCTGGCTGTGGACCTCGACCTGCCCGTGATCATTCACTGCCGCGATGCCGCCGAGCCGATGCTGGACCTGCTGCGTGAGCGGGCTGCGCGCGGCTGCTGTCCGCGTGGCGTGATGCACTGCTGGGCGGGTGACACCACTGAGATGGCGGCGTTTCTGGACCTCGGCTTCCACATCAGCTTCAGCGGCATCGTCACCTTCCCCAAGGCTGAGGCCACTCACGACTGTGCCCGGCTTGTTCCGGCTGATCGCTATCTCGTGGAGACCGACTGCCCCTTTCTGGCCCCAGTGCCGCGTCGGGGCAAGCGCAATGAACCCTCGCTGGTGGCCCATGTGGCTGAGCGGGTGGCTGAGCTGAGAGAGGTCTCGCTCGCCACGGTCGCGCAACAGAGCACCGCCAACGCCCGGGCACTGTTCAACCTTCCGTGA
- the rpoB gene encoding DNA-directed RNA polymerase subunit beta, with the protein MSSAIQVAKTATYLPDLVEVQRASFRWFLEKGLIEELESFSPITDYTGKLELHFVGSEYRLKRPRHDVEEAKRRDATFASQMYVTCRLVNKETGEIKEQEVFIGELPLMTERGTFIINGAERVIVNQIVRSPGVYFKEEQDKNGRKTFNASMIPNRGAWLKFETDRYDLLHVRVDKTRKISAHVLMRAIGLSDNDVLDKLRHPEYYTKSIEAANDEGISSEDQALLELYKKLRPGEPPSVSGGQQLLQSRFFDPKRYDLGRVGRYKINKKLRLTIPDTVRTLTAEDVLSTIDYLINLELDVGGATLDDIDHLGNRRVRSVGELLQNQVRVGLNRLERIIKERMTVGETDSLTPAQLVNPKPLVAAIKEFFGSSQLSQFMDQTNPLAELTHKRRISALGPGGLTRERAGFAVRDIHPSHYGRICPIETPEGPNAGLIGSLATHARVNDYGFIETPFWKVENGIVHKDGNPIYLSADREDECRVAPGDVATDADGRITAELIPVRYRQDFEKVPPEQVDYVQLSPVQVISVATSLIPFLEHDDANRALMGSNMQRQAVPLLRPERPLVGTGLETQVARDSGMVPITRVNGTVTFVDANTIVIEDEDGREHLHLLQKYQRSNQDTCLNQRPIVQQGQSVIAGQVLADGSACEGGEIALGQNVLIAYMPWEGYNYEDAILVSERLVQDDLYTSVHIEKYEIEARQTKLGPEEITREIPNVAEETLGNLDEMGIIRIGAFVESGDILVGKVTPKGESDQPPEEKLLRAIFGEKARDVRDNSLRVPSTERGRVVDVRIYTREQGDELPPGANMVVRVYVAQRRKIQVGDKMAGRHGNKGIISRILPREDMPYLPDGTPIDIVLNPLGVPSRMNVGQVFECLMGWASANLGCRVKVVPFDEMHGAEKSRQTVEAYLSEAASEPGREWVYDPENPGKIQLVDGRTGEPFDQPVTVGYAHILKLVHLVDDKIHARSTGPYSLVTQQPLGGKAQQGGQRLGEMEVWALEAYGAAYTLQELLTVKSDDMQGRNEALNAIVKGKPIPRPGTPESFKVLMRELQSLGLDIAVYTDEGEEVDLMQDVNPRRSTPNRPTYESLGVADYDDD; encoded by the coding sequence ATGAGCAGCGCGATCCAGGTCGCCAAGACCGCCACTTATCTGCCTGATCTGGTGGAGGTGCAGCGGGCCAGCTTCCGCTGGTTTCTCGAGAAGGGGCTGATCGAGGAACTGGAGAGCTTCTCGCCGATCACCGACTACACCGGCAAGCTGGAGCTGCACTTCGTTGGCAGCGAGTACCGCCTCAAGCGGCCGCGTCACGATGTGGAAGAGGCCAAGCGTCGTGATGCGACCTTCGCATCCCAGATGTATGTGACGTGCCGGCTTGTCAACAAGGAAACCGGCGAAATCAAGGAACAGGAGGTGTTCATCGGCGAGCTGCCGTTGATGACGGAACGCGGCACATTCATCATCAACGGCGCTGAACGCGTCATCGTCAATCAGATTGTTCGCAGTCCAGGCGTCTATTTCAAGGAGGAGCAGGATAAGAACGGTCGCAAGACCTTCAACGCCAGCATGATTCCCAACCGGGGTGCATGGCTGAAGTTCGAGACTGATCGCTACGACCTGCTGCATGTCCGGGTGGACAAGACCCGGAAGATCAGTGCGCACGTTCTGATGCGTGCCATCGGGCTCTCGGATAATGATGTGCTCGACAAGCTCCGTCACCCCGAGTACTACACCAAGTCGATCGAGGCGGCCAATGATGAGGGCATCAGCTCTGAAGACCAGGCTCTGCTTGAGCTCTACAAGAAACTGAGGCCGGGTGAGCCCCCGTCAGTCAGCGGTGGCCAGCAACTGCTTCAGAGCCGCTTCTTTGATCCCAAGCGTTACGACCTCGGTCGGGTCGGCCGCTACAAGATCAACAAGAAGCTGCGTCTCACCATTCCCGACACGGTCCGCACCCTCACGGCCGAGGATGTCCTCTCGACGATCGACTACCTGATCAATCTTGAGCTCGATGTCGGTGGCGCCACCCTCGACGACATCGATCACCTCGGCAACCGCCGCGTCCGTTCCGTCGGCGAGCTTCTGCAGAACCAGGTCCGGGTCGGTCTCAACCGACTCGAGCGCATCATCAAGGAGCGAATGACCGTCGGCGAGACCGACTCCCTCACGCCTGCGCAGCTGGTCAACCCCAAGCCCCTGGTCGCCGCGATCAAGGAGTTCTTCGGCTCCAGCCAGCTTAGCCAGTTCATGGACCAGACCAACCCTCTGGCTGAGTTGACGCACAAACGCCGCATCAGTGCCCTGGGCCCGGGAGGCCTGACCCGCGAGCGTGCCGGCTTCGCCGTTCGTGACATTCACCCGTCCCACTACGGCCGGATCTGCCCGATCGAAACACCGGAGGGCCCCAATGCCGGCCTGATCGGTTCGCTGGCCACCCACGCCCGCGTCAACGACTACGGCTTCATCGAAACTCCCTTCTGGAAGGTCGAGAACGGCATCGTTCACAAGGATGGCAATCCCATCTACCTCTCCGCTGATCGCGAGGACGAGTGCAGGGTCGCTCCCGGTGACGTCGCCACCGACGCCGACGGTCGCATCACGGCGGAGCTGATTCCGGTCCGCTACCGGCAGGATTTCGAGAAGGTGCCTCCCGAGCAGGTCGATTACGTGCAGCTCTCACCGGTCCAGGTGATCTCCGTGGCCACCTCCCTGATTCCCTTCCTTGAGCACGACGATGCCAACCGTGCGCTGATGGGTTCGAACATGCAGCGTCAGGCCGTGCCTCTGCTGCGCCCGGAGCGTCCCCTGGTGGGCACCGGCCTTGAGACCCAGGTCGCCCGCGATTCCGGCATGGTTCCGATCACCCGTGTCAACGGGACCGTGACCTTCGTGGATGCCAACACCATCGTCATCGAGGACGAGGATGGGCGGGAGCACCTGCATCTCCTCCAGAAGTACCAACGTTCCAACCAGGACACCTGCCTCAACCAGCGTCCCATCGTTCAGCAGGGGCAGAGCGTGATTGCGGGCCAGGTGCTGGCCGATGGTTCAGCCTGTGAGGGGGGCGAGATCGCCCTGGGGCAGAACGTCCTGATCGCCTACATGCCGTGGGAGGGCTACAACTACGAGGACGCCATCCTTGTCAGCGAGCGTCTGGTTCAGGATGACCTCTATACCTCGGTGCACATCGAGAAGTACGAGATCGAGGCCAGGCAGACCAAGCTGGGCCCCGAGGAGATCACCCGTGAGATCCCCAATGTGGCTGAGGAGACCCTCGGCAACCTCGATGAGATGGGCATCATCCGCATCGGTGCGTTCGTTGAATCCGGCGATATCCTTGTCGGTAAGGTGACACCGAAGGGCGAATCCGACCAGCCGCCCGAGGAGAAACTCCTGCGTGCCATCTTCGGTGAGAAGGCCCGCGATGTCCGCGACAACTCTCTGCGGGTTCCCAGCACGGAACGCGGACGTGTTGTGGACGTGCGCATCTACACCCGCGAGCAGGGTGATGAGCTACCCCCCGGCGCCAACATGGTGGTGCGGGTCTACGTCGCCCAGCGCCGCAAGATCCAGGTCGGCGACAAGATGGCCGGCCGCCACGGCAACAAGGGAATCATCAGTCGCATTCTTCCCCGCGAAGACATGCCCTACCTCCCGGACGGCACGCCGATCGACATCGTGCTCAATCCCCTTGGGGTTCCCAGCCGCATGAACGTCGGCCAGGTGTTCGAGTGCCTGATGGGCTGGGCCTCAGCGAACCTCGGCTGTCGCGTCAAAGTGGTGCCCTTCGACGAGATGCACGGGGCTGAGAAATCCCGTCAGACCGTTGAGGCCTACCTCTCCGAAGCGGCCAGCGAGCCCGGTCGGGAGTGGGTGTATGACCCTGAGAACCCCGGCAAGATCCAGCTGGTGGATGGCCGGACCGGAGAACCGTTCGATCAGCCCGTCACTGTCGGCTATGCCCACATCCTCAAGCTGGTTCACCTGGTGGACGACAAGATCCATGCCCGCTCCACCGGCCCGTACTCCCTCGTGACCCAGCAGCCCCTCGGTGGCAAGGCCCAGCAGGGTGGTCAGCGTCTCGGCGAGATGGAGGTCTGGGCGCTCGAGGCCTATGGAGCGGCCTACACCCTGCAGGAGCTCCTCACGGTGAAGTCAGATGACATGCAGGGCCGAAACGAAGCGCTGAACGCCATCGTCAAGGGCAAGCCGATTCCCAGGCCCGGAACCCCTGAATCGTTCAAGGTGCTGATGCGTGAGCTGCAGTCACTGGGCCTCGATATCGCTGTGTACACCGATGAAGGTGAGGAGGTCGATCTGATGCAGGACGTCAACCCCCGTCGCAGCACACCGAACCGCCCGACCTACGAATCGCTGGGTGTTGCCGACTACGACGATGACTGA
- a CDS encoding DNA-directed RNA polymerase subunit gamma, translated as MSNSNLRSGNHFDYVKITLASPERVMQWGQRTLPNGQVVGEVTKPETINYRTLKPEMDGLFCEKIFGPSKDWECHCGKYKRVRHRGIVCERCGVEVTESRVRRHRMGFIKLAAPVSHVWYLKGIPSYVAILLDMPLRDVEQIVYFNCYTVLDPGDHKDLKYKQLLTEDEWLEIEDEIYAEDSEIENEPRVGIGAEALKELLEDLELAQIAEELREEISGSRGQKRAKLIKRLRVIDNFIATEARPEWMVLDVIPVIPPDLRPMVQLDGGRFATSDLNDLYRRVINRNNRLARLQEILAPEIIVRNEKRMLQEAVDALIDNGRRGRTVVGANNRPLKSLSDIIEGKQGRFRQNLLGKRVDYSGRSVIVVGPKLKMHQCGLPKEMAIELFQPFVIHRLIRQNIVNNIKAAKKLIQKADDEVMQVLQEVIDGHPILLNRAPTLHRLGIQAFEPKLVDGRAIQLHPLVCPAFNADFDGDQMAVHVPLAIEAQTEARMLMLASNNILSPATGEPIITPSQDMVLGAYYLTALQRERPQPEFGDRAATFASLSDVLTAFEDKRIGLHDWVWVRFNGEVEDDADSDEPIATDTLSDGTRIEQWPLRRDRLDEDGALISRYLLTTVGRVVINHTIMDAVAVG; from the coding sequence ATGTCCAACAGCAATCTTCGCTCCGGCAATCACTTCGATTATGTGAAGATCACCCTCGCCTCCCCGGAGCGGGTGATGCAGTGGGGCCAGCGCACCCTCCCGAACGGTCAGGTGGTCGGCGAGGTGACGAAACCGGAGACGATCAACTACCGCACCCTCAAGCCGGAGATGGATGGCCTTTTCTGCGAGAAGATCTTCGGCCCATCCAAGGACTGGGAATGCCACTGCGGCAAGTACAAGCGGGTGCGTCACCGCGGCATCGTCTGTGAGCGCTGTGGCGTTGAGGTGACCGAGAGCCGGGTGCGGCGTCACCGGATGGGCTTCATCAAGCTGGCGGCGCCCGTGTCCCACGTGTGGTACCTCAAGGGCATCCCCAGCTATGTGGCCATCCTGCTCGACATGCCCCTCCGTGATGTGGAGCAGATCGTCTACTTCAACTGCTACACGGTCCTTGATCCCGGCGACCACAAGGATCTCAAGTACAAACAGTTGCTCACGGAGGACGAGTGGCTGGAAATCGAGGATGAGATTTACGCTGAAGACTCCGAAATCGAGAACGAGCCGCGTGTCGGCATCGGAGCCGAGGCCCTCAAGGAGCTGCTCGAGGATCTTGAGCTCGCCCAGATCGCTGAAGAACTGCGTGAGGAGATCAGCGGCAGCCGCGGCCAGAAGCGGGCCAAGCTGATCAAGCGCCTTCGGGTGATCGACAACTTCATCGCCACCGAAGCCCGGCCCGAGTGGATGGTGCTCGACGTGATCCCGGTCATCCCGCCGGACCTGCGCCCCATGGTGCAGCTGGACGGCGGCCGTTTCGCCACCAGTGATCTCAACGACCTCTACCGGCGCGTCATCAACCGCAACAACCGACTGGCCCGCCTGCAGGAGATCCTGGCTCCCGAGATCATCGTCCGCAATGAGAAGCGGATGTTGCAGGAGGCTGTTGATGCCCTGATCGACAACGGTCGCCGGGGACGCACCGTGGTGGGGGCCAACAACCGCCCGCTCAAGTCACTCAGCGACATCATCGAGGGCAAGCAGGGCCGCTTCCGTCAGAACCTCCTCGGCAAGCGTGTCGATTACTCGGGTCGTTCGGTGATCGTGGTGGGTCCGAAGCTGAAGATGCACCAGTGCGGCCTGCCCAAGGAAATGGCCATCGAGCTGTTTCAGCCGTTCGTCATCCACCGCCTGATCAGGCAGAACATCGTCAACAACATCAAGGCGGCCAAGAAGCTCATTCAGAAGGCCGATGATGAGGTGATGCAGGTGTTGCAGGAGGTCATTGATGGGCATCCCATCCTGCTCAACCGTGCTCCGACCCTGCACCGTCTCGGTATTCAGGCCTTCGAGCCCAAGCTCGTCGATGGTCGAGCCATCCAGCTCCATCCCCTGGTCTGCCCCGCCTTCAACGCCGACTTCGACGGCGACCAGATGGCTGTTCACGTGCCTCTGGCGATCGAGGCCCAGACCGAGGCGCGCATGCTGATGCTGGCCAGCAACAACATTCTCTCCCCGGCCACCGGTGAGCCGATCATCACCCCGTCTCAGGACATGGTGCTCGGCGCCTACTACCTCACAGCTCTTCAACGGGAACGGCCTCAGCCTGAGTTCGGCGATCGTGCCGCCACCTTCGCCAGCCTCTCCGACGTTCTCACCGCCTTCGAGGACAAGCGCATCGGCCTGCACGACTGGGTCTGGGTCCGCTTCAACGGCGAGGTTGAAGACGATGCCGACTCCGATGAACCGATCGCGACCGACACACTCAGCGACGGCACGCGCATCGAGCAATGGCCCCTGCGGCGTGACCGGCTCGATGAAGACGGCGCCCTGATCAGCCGCTACCTGCTCACCACCGTCGGGCGCGTCGTGATCAACCACACGATCATGGACGCCGTCGCTGTCGGCTGA
- a CDS encoding chlorophyll a/b-binding protein, with translation MTEPIALPEPRDVPSRRLPRFGFHQHTERLNGRLAMLGFIALIAVEIRLGHGLLSW, from the coding sequence ATGACTGAGCCCATCGCCCTACCGGAACCTCGGGATGTGCCCAGCCGCCGCCTGCCTCGCTTCGGCTTCCACCAGCACACCGAGCGCCTCAACGGCAGGCTCGCCATGCTCGGCTTCATCGCCCTGATCGCTGTGGAGATCCGTCTCGGTCACGGTCTGCTCAGTTGGTGA